The genomic stretch AGACCGGCGACCAGCCCGGTGTGGAATTGCAAGGTCACCGGATGCATTCGCCGCGACAGCCCGCGCGTGACAAGAATATAAAAGGCAAATCCAACCGCCGTGCCCAGCGGAAACAAGGCCACTGCGCCAAATGCGGCAAAGCTTGGCTGAATAACCAGCAACACGCCGATGAACCCCACCAATGCGGCCCATGCCCGGCGCGGGCCGACATCCTCGCCAAGGTAATATTTGCCGACCAGCAGCACGATGAAAGGTGCCACGAAGACGATCGCCAGCGCATCGGCCAGCGGCATGACGCTGATCGCGGCGATAAAGCAAAAGGTCGAGATCAGCAAAAGCAGTGCCCGCGCCACCAGCGCTGGCCAGAGTGCGGGTCCAACCCGCAACGACAGCCCCAATATCCAGACAAAGGGCGCCATCAGCGCGCATTGCCCGATAAAGCGCGCCGCCGTGATTTGCCCCACCGGGACGCTGTCAGAGGCCAGTTTGGCCGCGACATCCAGCAATGGCGCTGTCACGCAAAACCCCAGCATCAGGGCGACACCCGTCAGAATGCGGTCGGTGGATACGGGGGGGTGGGTCGTTTCATTCATGCGTTACGCTTAGGATGTCGTCCCGCATGCGTCCAGTCGGAAGACCGATTGCTGATCGAATAATGCAGCGCGCCCGGCACTGGTCCGGGCCGCTGGCAGGGCGGCGCCGTGATGGCGACCGCCCCTTTGTTCACTGGGCGTTGGGAAAGAACAGCTGTTCGCCACCCACTTGATAAGCCGCAATCGCCTGCTGACCCGCGGCAGAGACAAGCCAGTCGATAAAGGCCTTTCCCTCTTGCGCTTTGACATGCGGATGGCGCGCGGGATTGACCAGGATCACGCCGTAAGGGTTGAACAGCACCGGATCGCCTTCATAGGTGATGGTCAATGCGCCGCGGTTCGCAAAGGACAGCCAGGTGCCCCGGTCGGTCAGCGTATAGGCCGGAACCTGCACCGCCGTGTTCAGCGTGGCACCCATGCCAGAGCCGGTTTCAAGGTACCAGGCCCCCTGTGGGACGATCCCTGCGGCGGACCATAATGCCAGTTCCGCCTTATGCGTTCCGCTATCATCACCGCGCGACGCAAAAGCCGTGCCCGCCTGTGCGATTGCGGTCATTGCATCCACGGCTGTCTGTGCGGCGCGGGTCTCGGCCGGGTCGGTCTCTGGGCCGACGATGACAAAGTCATTATACATCACATCGAAACGCGCCACGCCGTAGCCTTCTGCGACGAATTGCTGCTCTGCGGGCAGGGCGTGGACAAAGACCACATCGACATCGCCGCGCCGCCCGGTTTCCAGCGCCTGGCCGGTGCCCTGTGCGACGACGCGGACGGTGATACCTGTCTCTTCTGTGAAGATCGGCAAGATATGCCCGAAAAGCCCCGAGTTTTCGGTTGATGTGGTCGAGGCGACCGTGATGAACTCCTGCGCCACGGCCGGAACCGCTACGACAGTTCCAAGGCTGGTTAGCGCATAGAGTAAGGCTGTCCGGGTGATTGCAAGCATGGTGATCTTCTCCTTGATGATCGGTTGAAATTTACCAGATAAGCGCGCCGCCCAGAAAATCGCGGGCTTCGGCTGTCTGGGGCGCGTCGAAAAACGGGGCGGCGGGACCATGTTCGATCAACCGTCCGCGGTGCAGAAAGGCGATGTCCTGCGCAAGGCGACGCGCTTGAAACAGGTCGTGGCTGGTCATCACGATGGTGATGCCCTCATCGCTGAACTGCTGGATCAAGGCCTCGATGATGCGGGTTGCCGATGGATCAAGCGCGGCGGATGGTTCGTCCAGAAACAGGATCTGCGGGCGCATCGACCAGGCGCGCGCAAGCGCCAGGCGCTGCTGCTCGCCACCCGACAGCAGACGCGCCGGGCGCTCTGCCAGCGCGACCAGCCCGAACCGGGCCAAGGTTTTCTGAACCGTTTCATCACGCATGGCGCGCGTGTAACCGGCCAAAGCTAAAGGATAATCCAGATTGGCACGCACCGACCGGCGCAATAGCACCGGACGTTGCAAGACCATCGCCTGCGCTGCCGGTCGCGGGCCATGTGCCTGCCAAAAGATACCGCCCGTTGTGGGTGTGATCAGCCCATGGCACAGCCGCAGGAACAGACTTTTGCCCGCGCCATTCGGCCCCATCACAACCAATCGCCGCCCTGCATTGATCGTCAGATCGATCCCGTTGAGCAATTGCGTCTTGCCGACATGATACCCCACAGACCGCAGCTGCAGTGGAAGCACCGAGCCAGCCGCTGCGATGGACTTGTCCTGCTTCATCCCAGCCGCCCCCGCGCCGATTGCGCCAGCCCCCATGCCGCGGCATTCAGTGACAAGGTGATCAACAACAAGATGATCCCCAGCGCCACGGCCAGACCAAGGCTGCCGCGGCTTGTTTCCAAGGTGATTGCTGTCGTCATGGTGCGGGTATGTCCCGCAATATTGCCGCCAACGATCAGAACGGCGCCGACCTCGGCGCTGGCTCTGCCGAACCCGGCCAGGATACCGGTGACAAGGCTGACCCGCCCATCCCAAAGCAAGGTTGGCACAGCGCGCAAACGGCCCGCCCCAAGCGAGCGAAGCTGTTCGCGATATTCGGCCCAAAGATCTTCGACGACCGACCGCGTCAGCGAGATCACGATCGGCAGGATCAGGATCGTCTGGGCGATCACCATGGCCGTCGGCGTGAACAGAAGGGCAAGGTCACCCAGCGGGCCGGACCGTGACAATAGCAGGTAAACCAACAGCCCAGCCACGACAGGGGGCAGCCCCATCAAGGCATTGCAGGCCACGACAATCGCGCCCCGGCCCGGAAACCGCGCAAGCGCAAGCGCCGCGCCCAATGGCAGGCCGATCACGCAACCGATGCTGACGGCGGTCAACGTCACCTTCAAGGATAATGCGATGATGCCGGTCAAAGCGGGATCGCCAGCGACAATAAGACTGATCGCGATACCAAATGGGCCATCCATTGATGTCAAATCCTTCGAGAAATCGTAGACAATCAAACAGGATGCAGTTTATAGTGCAAGAACATAAATAACGCATGGATTTGCAGCATTATGCAGAAAACACCCGAGAAAGAGCCGATGCAATCTGATGTGCCCAGCCTGATGACCACCACCGAGGTGGCTGATTACCTGCGGGTCAAACAGCGGACCATTTACGAAATGGTCACGCGCCAGACGATTCCCTTTACCCGCGCGACCGGCAAATTGCTCTTTCCGCGCCGCTTGATTGATGTCTGGCTCGAGGCGCAGACCGAAGCCCCTGTCGCCGGGGGTTTTCGGGCCGCGCCGATCTATGCGGGGTCAAACGATCCGCTGCTTGAATGGGCGTTGCGGCAATCGGGCGCGGGGCTGGCGGTGCTGACGCATGGCTCGACACACGGCTTGCGCGAATTGGCGGATGGGCGTGCGATGCTTGCGGGCAGCCATCTGTTGGATGCGGCAAGCGGGGAATACAATCTGCCCAGCGTGCGCAGCTTCATGCCCGGCGGGGGTTTCGTCATGGTGCATTGGGCGCGGCGGGTGCAGGGGCTGTTGACCGCAGCTGGCAATCCACGGGCGATCCGCAATCTGGAGGATGTCGCCGCGCAGCGGCTGCGTTTCGTCGCCCGTACCGAGGGGGCCGGGTCGCAGCATTTGCTGGATGTCTTGCTGGCCCGCGCCGGGCTGACAGCGGATGCTTTGCAATTCGCGCCCCGGCAGGCCGAGACCCATGCCGATCTGGCCATGATGATCGAGACCGGCGAGGCGGATTGCGGCATCGGTCTGCAAGCGGTGGCGGGGCGGCTTGGTTTCGTGCCGCTGGTTGGCAATGAAAGCTTTGATCTGGTGATGCGGCGGCGCGATTATTTCGAACCTCAGATCCAGGCGCTGCTGACATTCGCGCGCAGCGACGCCTTTGCCGCAAGGGCCGGGCATCTGGCGGGATATGATGTGTCAGATCTGGGAAAGGTGCGCTGGAATTCCTGATCCCCGGCGGGTCTGGCCAAACATGGCGCGGGGCAGGTCGCGCCTTGCGCGCGCTGATGCCGCATCTTGTTGGGGCAGGTGGTGGCTACATCTGGGGGATTTTATCATTGCGCGCGGCATGATCCACGATCTGTTGGATCCGTTTGTCGCGGGTCGGCGCGGTCTTGGCCGATTTCAGCCAGCGCAGCAGATTGCGCTGATACGACGGGGCGCTATTTGCGAAATTTGCGGCGGCAGGCGCTTGTTGGGTCAATGCGCTTTGCAGATCGTCCGGCAGGATACCCGCATCCACATCCGCCCAATAATCCCACAGACCGCTTTCTTTTGAGGCGATGATCGACCGCAATCCGGCCTCTGTCATCCGCCCCTGCATGATCAGTTTTTCGGCGCGGTCCTTATAGCTTTTTGCCCAAGCCTGCGTTTGTCGTGGCGCGATCAGCTGCATGGTGCGGTCATCGTCAAGCTTGCGCCGCAGACCGTCGATCCAGCCAAAGGCAATCACCGCATCAAGGATATCCTGGGCCGAGACAAATTTGTCCGGCACGCTTTTCTTGAAGGTGACCAGCCAGACGCTTTCGGTCTGGGTATGATGGGCCGCCAACCATTCATGCAATTGAGCGATCGAGTTGACCTGCACCATGGCAAAGCGGTCGGTGGCAAGGCCCGCCATTATGCCGCCACCGCCGTGGCCGCGGCGGCGGCGCGGTCATCGGCCCGCCGCTCTTTGCGCAGATAGGTGTGGTAAAGCACCGGCACGCCGATCAGCGTCAGGATAGAGGCAAAGCCAAGCCCCGCCATGATCGTGACCGCCATTGCCGCAAAGAAAGCATCCGTCAGCAAGGGCAGCATCCCCAGGATCGTCGTGCCCGCGGCCAGAACCACCGGGCGCAGACGGCTGACACTTGCCGTGATGATGGCTTTGTCTTGTGGCAGGCCGATTTCCTTTTGCGCGTCGATTTCTTCGACAAGGACAATGGCGTTTTTGATCAACATGCCTGACAAAGACAGCAGCCCAAGCATCGCGGTGAAGCTAAAGGCAAGGTCGGTGTAAAGCAGCCCCAGCGCCGCACCATTGATTGCCATCGGCACAATCGTCCAGATCACTGCGGTTTGACGCAGCTTGCCGAACAACAGGACCGTGATCAGCAGCATCGTCCCAAATGCCAGCGGCATCTGGCGACCCAGTGACGCCTGTGCATCGCCGGAACTTTCATATTCACCGCCCCATTCCAGGCGGTAACCGGCGGGCAAGTCAATCGCTTCGATCAAAGGGCGCACTTGTCCAAAGACGCTGGGCGGGGTCAGCCCGTCAATGACATTGGCCTGCACCGTGATCGTCGGCACCCGGTTGCGCCGTTCGATCAAAGTGTCTTCGGCAATGATGTCAAACCCGTCAATCACCTGGCTGAGCGGCAGATAATCCCCGATCGCGGTGGAATAGACGATCTGATCCAACAGCTGGCCATCGCGGTCGGTCTCGCTGCGGGGGGTGCGCACGATGATGTCGATCAGGCGATCACGTTCGCGGTAAGTGCCGGCAGGGATGCCATTCGTGGCAAGCGCAATCGCATTGGCAACATCGGCACGCCCGATCCCCGCGGCCTGCGCGCGGTCTTCGGCATAGATGGGCCGTGTGACGATTTCCATTTCGCGCCAATCATTATGTTCGCTGTGCAGCAAGGGTGTCGCGTTGCGCAGGATATCCTCTGCCTGGGCAGCAAGGCTGCGCAGCACCGCGGCATCGGGGCCGTAAAAGCGGGCTTCGATGTCCGAACTGACAGGCGGGCCATAGATGATCCGCTTGGTCTGCAATTCGGCCCATGGCAAAGCCTGCACACCAAATTGGTCCAGATCCGCGCGCAGCGCCGGGATCGCATCATCGCTTGTGGCCCTGATGACCAGCTGGCCATAAGAACTGTCGGTACTGGGCGGATTATAGGTCAGGATAAAGCGGCTTACGCCCTGACCGATCGTGGCTGTCACGGCGGCGACGTCATCGCGTGCCAGCAGCCAGTCTTCGATCACCTTGAGATCGTCAGAGACCTTGCCAATCGCCGTGCCTTGGGCGGCCTTGTATTCAAGGTAGAACAGCGGCGTTGTCGCGGCTGGGAAAAACTGCTGCTTGACCTGGGCAAAGGCCAAGACGCAGGCAACCGTGGTGCCGATCAGCCCCGCGATGACCAGCCAGCGCAGCGCCAATGCCCGCCGCACAAGGCTGCCATAGGCGCGAAAAACCGGGCCGTTATAGCCGGTGTCGTCACCGTCAAGACCGCCGGTCTTGAACATGTAATGCCCCAGCAAAGGCGTCACCGTCACCGCCACAACCCACGACAACATCAGCGAAATCCCGATCACGGCAAAAAGCGTGAACATGAATTCGCCGGTTGCGTCAGGTGACAATCCGATGCCGGCAAAGGCCATGATGCCAATGATGGTCGCGCCCAACAGCGGGATCTGGGTTTTCTGCGTCGCAGTATCGGCGGCCGCGCGCGATGTGCGGCCTTTGCGCATTTCCTGCTGCATGCTTTCGGCGATCACGATCGCATTATCGACAAGCATACCCATCGCGATGATCAGTGCGCCCAGACTGATCCGTTCGACTTTGACCTCGAACAAATACATGAAAAAGAATGTCGCCATGACGGTCAGCAACAATGACAGGCCGACAACCACCGAGGCCCTGACCCCCATGAACACCGCCAAAACAGCGATCACAACGCTGACCGACAGCGCGAGCGACACAAGAAAGCTGCTATTTGCATCATCGACGACGTGATGTTGTTCATAGATCGGGGTCAAGGTGACACCAAGAGGCAGCTCTTTTTCGAGGTCTTTTAACGCGGCTTCGACCCGGTGACCGACCGCGATGATATTTTCCGAGGACAGCCCGGACACGCCCAGGGTAAAAACCTCTTGCCCGTTGTGGCGCAGGATATGCTCTGGGTTGTCAACGCGGGCGCGGGTGACCTGGGCAATGTCCAGCAGGTTCAAAACCTCGCCCTGCAGCCCGAAGGTCAGGCCGCTGATCTGGCTGACGCTATCCTTGGCAGAGGGGCCTTCGATCCGCAGGTTTGTGCTGTCATTCGTCACAAAACCCGTTGGATTGATCGCGGTCGAGGTATTGATGGCGCCGATGATCACATCCGGGTTGATCCCCAGTGACGACAGCACCTGCGAGGACGGCTCGACAAAAATCGCCTCTTCCGGAAGCCCTTTGATTTCGACATTCGCGACACCATCAACGGTCAGCAGGTCACGGCGCAAAAAGGTCGCGATGTCCCAGATTTCGGCATCCGAAAACCCCGGCGCGGATACGGCGTAAAGAATGCCGAAGACAGCGCCAAAATCGTCGTTGACAATAGAGGTCAAGGCTTCTGCCGGGAGCGATGCGCGCGCATCGGCCACGCGGGCGCGCAGATCGTCCCAGATCTGGGGCAGTTCATTCGGGCCATAGACGTCATCGACTTCGACCTCGATGACGGATGTGCCTTGGGTGTTGCGCGATGTGACGGTCTTGACCTCGTCCATCTGCTGGATCTCGGCTTCCAGCACTTCGGAAATCTCGGTGGCGACCTCAAAGGCTGTGGCGCCGGGATAGGGCGTGATGACCATTGCCGATTTCAGGGTGAAGGTCGGGTCTTCGAGCTTGCCGACCGACAGATAGCCATAGACCCCGCCAAAGATCGCAAACAGCATGAATATCCATGTATAGATCGGATATTCGATGGAAAAACGTGCAATTTTCATGGCGTTACCTCACGCTGAGGCTGGTAAAGGGCCGCACTGTATCACCAGCGCGCAACATCTGGATGCCCGCGCCCACGACCAAGGCGGCCGGGTCCAGCCCGCTGACGGTGATCTGGGTGCCATTGGCTGACGTCACGTCCACCACGCGCCAATCCACCGTGCCGCTTTGCCCGTCATCACCGGGGGTATAGACCATGACCCGCGCCCCATCTGTGCCGATTGCAACGGCGGATGGCGGCAAGATCGTCGCATGGGCATCGCCTGCGGACAGACGCGCCGTCACCGTCATCGACGCCCCCGGAATGATCGCCGGCGGGATCTGGTCTGGTGGCAGCGCAAAGGTCACACGATAGCTTTGCCCGATATTCTGCGTCTCGGCGTTGAATTCGCGCATTGCCAAAGGCACTTCGCCTTCGAACAGGGGGGATGTGCCGAAAAAGCTGATGCCATCGACATCTGCCAGGCTTTGGAACAAGCGTTCCGGCACATCAATTTCAACGCGGACCTCTGACATGTCATGCAGGCGCACGATCGGCTGGCCAGGGGTGACATTGGCGAAATTCGGGGTCAGCCGCGATGCGACAAGCGCGCGAAATGGTGCGGCCAAACGGGCGTCATCCAGCGCATCCGCCGCCTCGCGCCAAGAGACCGCGGCCAGATCGCGCGCGGTTTCGGCGTTTTCGGCCTGCGTGGCCGAGGCGGCATTGGATTGCACCAGCGTTTGCGCCCGCGTCAGGTCACGGTCGGCCTGGGCCAGTTCTAGCCTCGCCCGTTCGACCGCGCGTTCAAAAGGCGCAAGGTTCAATGCGGCGATCTGTGCACCCTGTTCCAGAAACTGACCTTCCTCCGCCTCGAACATGACCAGCCGACCGCCGACTTCGAAAGACAGATCCACCGTTTCCAGCGCGGCGACCTGGCCAAAAAACACGCGTTCGTTTTGTGTCGCATCGCCACCCGCCGTGATCAGTTTTACCGCGCGGATCGGGGCCGGGTCGCCCGAGGGGGTCAGCGCCACAGTATCTTGTGCGTGAAGGGGGGCTGCCAAGACAAATGCCGCGACGCAAGCAGTGATCAGTTTCATAAGGTGGCTCCGGTGTGGGTACTGGGTCGTACTTAGGGGCTGCGTTGCCGTTGGCAAGACAAAATGATACGGTTTAGTACCTTTATTTTCTTAATAGACCCTCTACGTTGGAAAAATGAGCAAAGCTTCTCCTCAAGCGCGGATCATGACCAGCGCACGTCGGCTGTTCTTTGAACATGGCTTTGAAAAGGTATCGACTGACCTGCTGGCGCGGGAGGCGGCGGTTTCAAAGGCGACGATCTATCGCCATTTCAAGAACATGGATGATATCCTGCGCTGCGTCACCGAAACCGAAGCGCTGAAATTTCGTGAAACAACGCCGCCCCAGACCACGACTTTGCAAGAGCTGCGCCGCGCGCTGGTGCAATATAGCACCAAATTGCTGACCTTTCTGAACCATTCCGATACGATGGAATTCACCCGCCTGATCCATGAAGAGGCGCGCGGCAATCCCGATATCGGCAAGACGTTTTTCGATGCAGCCTATGGCCGGACCCAGCTGGATTTCGCCAAGATGTTTCAGGCCGCGCAAGCCCATGGCGTCTTGTGCGACACGACCGATCCGATGGTGATGGCCGAGGATTTGATCGGGCTTCTGGAAGGGTTGGGGATCGTGCGGGTGCAATTGGGCGTGGTGAAAACGCCCTATCCGGATGTGGATCAACGCACCGAGCGCGCCGTCACCACGATCCTGCGGATGCATGCCAAAACCGCATGACTCCGGCCGGTCCGGCGCAGGCGCTGCCATGGCGGTTTTGCGAGGCTAGGGGGTCACGGACAGGTCCAGCAACAATTTTTGCAGCGCGGGATGGGGGAATTTTCGGGGCAGGGTCACCGCGAAAAACGGTTCCGTGATCCCCAAAGCGAAAGGCGCTGTTGCCAGCACGCCGCTGGCGATTTCATCGGCGACCACGACCGTTGGCGCAATCGCCAGCCCCACCCCTTCGCGCGCAAGAAGGCGGACCATCGCCATATCATCGACATGGGCCACGATACGCGGCTGCAAGCCCAACCGGGCCACCAGATTTTCAAACCCGGTGCGGATGACATGCTCGGTCGGCAATATCAAAGGCTCATTGGCCAGCATTGCGGCAAGGCTGTCATGGCGCAGCCGGTCGGGCCGGCCATGAATGCGCACCGCCTGTTCGGCAATCCGCTGCGCTGCGAAGGACCTGCCCGACAGTGTGTCGGGGGTCTGGGTCATCAGGACAACATCCAGCGCAAGGCTTTCAAGATCATCCAACAAGACTTGGGTATTGCCCGATTTCAGCCAGAAGCTGCCGGCATTCGACGCCAGCAGCGGCCGCAAAAACTGCATTTGAAAATTGCGCGACAATGTCGACAAGGCCCCGATCCGCAGCGGCGGCGCCATCGTGCTGTTTTGCTGGAGCGTTGCCAAAAGCTCGTCGCCGGTGGTGAAAATCCGCTCGGCATGGTCAAGGGCGATGCGCCCCGCTTCGGTCAAGACAAGGCTGCGTGCGACGCGGTCAAAGAGCGCATAGCCAAGGCGATCTTCCAATTGCTTGATCTGCACCGACAAAGCCGATTGCGCCACGTTCAGCCGTTCCGCGGCGCGGCCCAGATGGCCTTCGCGGGCGACTTCGCGGAAATAGCGCAGGTGATGATAATTCAGACGCGAGTTCATTCTGTTTTATAGACCAAAATCATCAGAATGATATATTTTTATTTCGCTTCCCGGTCCTCTATCCCGGCGCGGTAACCCGCAAGGAGCCCGCAATGGATATTCTCATCACGATCGCCAGCAGTTTTGTCGAACAGCTGCAAAAACCGACCTTGGCCTTTTTGATCGCAGGGATGCTGCTGGCGGCGGCTGGCAGCAAATTCGAAGTGCCCGAGCCGGTCTATAAGTTCATCGTGATCCTGCTTTTGCTCAAGGTCGGGCTTGGCGCGGGGATCTCGATCCGCGAGGCGGATGCGATCACGCTGATGGTGCCTGCAATCGGCGCGGCCTTTGTGGGGGTGGCGATTGTGATGCTGGGCAGCCAGACCTTGGCGCGCTGCCGGGGCGTGGCGCAGGTGGATGGGCTGGCGACGGCGGGCCTTTTCGGGGCGGTGTCGGCTTCGACCCTTGCTGCGGGGATGGCGGTGCTGGACGATAGCGGCATCGCCTATGAAGGGTTCATCGGCGCGCTCTATCCGTTCATGGATATCGCGGCTTTGGTGACCGCGATCTTATTGGCCAAACTGGCCGCCGCGCGCAGGGT from Yoonia vestfoldensis encodes the following:
- a CDS encoding DMT family transporter: MNETTHPPVSTDRILTGVALMLGFCVTAPLLDVAAKLASDSVPVGQITAARFIGQCALMAPFVWILGLSLRVGPALWPALVARALLLLISTFCFIAAISVMPLADALAIVFVAPFIVLLVGKYYLGEDVGPRRAWAALVGFIGVLLVIQPSFAAFGAVALFPLGTAVGFAFYILVTRGLSRRMHPVTLQFHTGLVAGLLCLPVLVLAQGSGSPMLDPVWPEGIAWLWLLGVGFFATISHIMMTYALSLAPSATLAPLQYLELPVATLLGYLVFSDFPNLLTLTGITIIIGAGLYMIHRERVTAKQLVTERAAPPI
- a CDS encoding substrate-binding domain-containing protein, producing the protein MLAITRTALLYALTSLGTVVAVPAVAQEFITVASTTSTENSGLFGHILPIFTEETGITVRVVAQGTGQALETGRRGDVDVVFVHALPAEQQFVAEGYGVARFDVMYNDFVIVGPETDPAETRAAQTAVDAMTAIAQAGTAFASRGDDSGTHKAELALWSAAGIVPQGAWYLETGSGMGATLNTAVQVPAYTLTDRGTWLSFANRGALTITYEGDPVLFNPYGVILVNPARHPHVKAQEGKAFIDWLVSAAGQQAIAAYQVGGEQLFFPNAQ
- a CDS encoding ATP-binding cassette domain-containing protein, encoding MKQDKSIAAAGSVLPLQLRSVGYHVGKTQLLNGIDLTINAGRRLVVMGPNGAGKSLFLRLCHGLITPTTGGIFWQAHGPRPAAQAMVLQRPVLLRRSVRANLDYPLALAGYTRAMRDETVQKTLARFGLVALAERPARLLSGGEQQRLALARAWSMRPQILFLDEPSAALDPSATRIIEALIQQFSDEGITIVMTSHDLFQARRLAQDIAFLHRGRLIEHGPAAPFFDAPQTAEARDFLGGALIW
- a CDS encoding ABC transporter permease, giving the protein MDGPFGIAISLIVAGDPALTGIIALSLKVTLTAVSIGCVIGLPLGAALALARFPGRGAIVVACNALMGLPPVVAGLLVYLLLSRSGPLGDLALLFTPTAMVIAQTILILPIVISLTRSVVEDLWAEYREQLRSLGAGRLRAVPTLLWDGRVSLVTGILAGFGRASAEVGAVLIVGGNIAGHTRTMTTAITLETSRGSLGLAVALGIILLLITLSLNAAAWGLAQSARGRLG
- a CDS encoding helix-turn-helix transcriptional regulator, which encodes MQKTPEKEPMQSDVPSLMTTTEVADYLRVKQRTIYEMVTRQTIPFTRATGKLLFPRRLIDVWLEAQTEAPVAGGFRAAPIYAGSNDPLLEWALRQSGAGLAVLTHGSTHGLRELADGRAMLAGSHLLDAASGEYNLPSVRSFMPGGGFVMVHWARRVQGLLTAAGNPRAIRNLEDVAAQRLRFVARTEGAGSQHLLDVLLARAGLTADALQFAPRQAETHADLAMMIETGEADCGIGLQAVAGRLGFVPLVGNESFDLVMRRRDYFEPQIQALLTFARSDAFAARAGHLAGYDVSDLGKVRWNS
- a CDS encoding YdeI/OmpD-associated family protein, translated to MAGLATDRFAMVQVNSIAQLHEWLAAHHTQTESVWLVTFKKSVPDKFVSAQDILDAVIAFGWIDGLRRKLDDDRTMQLIAPRQTQAWAKSYKDRAEKLIMQGRMTEAGLRSIIASKESGLWDYWADVDAGILPDDLQSALTQQAPAAANFANSAPSYQRNLLRWLKSAKTAPTRDKRIQQIVDHAARNDKIPQM
- a CDS encoding efflux RND transporter permease subunit is translated as MKIARFSIEYPIYTWIFMLFAIFGGVYGYLSVGKLEDPTFTLKSAMVITPYPGATAFEVATEISEVLEAEIQQMDEVKTVTSRNTQGTSVIEVEVDDVYGPNELPQIWDDLRARVADARASLPAEALTSIVNDDFGAVFGILYAVSAPGFSDAEIWDIATFLRRDLLTVDGVANVEIKGLPEEAIFVEPSSQVLSSLGINPDVIIGAINTSTAINPTGFVTNDSTNLRIEGPSAKDSVSQISGLTFGLQGEVLNLLDIAQVTRARVDNPEHILRHNGQEVFTLGVSGLSSENIIAVGHRVEAALKDLEKELPLGVTLTPIYEQHHVVDDANSSFLVSLALSVSVVIAVLAVFMGVRASVVVGLSLLLTVMATFFFMYLFEVKVERISLGALIIAMGMLVDNAIVIAESMQQEMRKGRTSRAAADTATQKTQIPLLGATIIGIMAFAGIGLSPDATGEFMFTLFAVIGISLMLSWVVAVTVTPLLGHYMFKTGGLDGDDTGYNGPVFRAYGSLVRRALALRWLVIAGLIGTTVACVLAFAQVKQQFFPAATTPLFYLEYKAAQGTAIGKVSDDLKVIEDWLLARDDVAAVTATIGQGVSRFILTYNPPSTDSSYGQLVIRATSDDAIPALRADLDQFGVQALPWAELQTKRIIYGPPVSSDIEARFYGPDAAVLRSLAAQAEDILRNATPLLHSEHNDWREMEIVTRPIYAEDRAQAAGIGRADVANAIALATNGIPAGTYRERDRLIDIIVRTPRSETDRDGQLLDQIVYSTAIGDYLPLSQVIDGFDIIAEDTLIERRNRVPTITVQANVIDGLTPPSVFGQVRPLIEAIDLPAGYRLEWGGEYESSGDAQASLGRQMPLAFGTMLLITVLLFGKLRQTAVIWTIVPMAINGAALGLLYTDLAFSFTAMLGLLSLSGMLIKNAIVLVEEIDAQKEIGLPQDKAIITASVSRLRPVVLAAGTTILGMLPLLTDAFFAAMAVTIMAGLGFASILTLIGVPVLYHTYLRKERRADDRAAAAATAVAA
- a CDS encoding efflux RND transporter periplasmic adaptor subunit: MKLITACVAAFVLAAPLHAQDTVALTPSGDPAPIRAVKLITAGGDATQNERVFFGQVAALETVDLSFEVGGRLVMFEAEEGQFLEQGAQIAALNLAPFERAVERARLELAQADRDLTRAQTLVQSNAASATQAENAETARDLAAVSWREAADALDDARLAAPFRALVASRLTPNFANVTPGQPIVRLHDMSEVRVEIDVPERLFQSLADVDGISFFGTSPLFEGEVPLAMREFNAETQNIGQSYRVTFALPPDQIPPAIIPGASMTVTARLSAGDAHATILPPSAVAIGTDGARVMVYTPGDDGQSGTVDWRVVDVTSANGTQITVSGLDPAALVVGAGIQMLRAGDTVRPFTSLSVR
- a CDS encoding TetR/AcrR family transcriptional regulator, whose product is MTSARRLFFEHGFEKVSTDLLAREAAVSKATIYRHFKNMDDILRCVTETEALKFRETTPPQTTTLQELRRALVQYSTKLLTFLNHSDTMEFTRLIHEEARGNPDIGKTFFDAAYGRTQLDFAKMFQAAQAHGVLCDTTDPMVMAEDLIGLLEGLGIVRVQLGVVKTPYPDVDQRTERAVTTILRMHAKTA
- a CDS encoding LysR family transcriptional regulator; protein product: MNSRLNYHHLRYFREVAREGHLGRAAERLNVAQSALSVQIKQLEDRLGYALFDRVARSLVLTEAGRIALDHAERIFTTGDELLATLQQNSTMAPPLRIGALSTLSRNFQMQFLRPLLASNAGSFWLKSGNTQVLLDDLESLALDVVLMTQTPDTLSGRSFAAQRIAEQAVRIHGRPDRLRHDSLAAMLANEPLILPTEHVIRTGFENLVARLGLQPRIVAHVDDMAMVRLLAREGVGLAIAPTVVVADEIASGVLATAPFALGITEPFFAVTLPRKFPHPALQKLLLDLSVTP